Part of the Bacillota bacterium genome, AAAGAGGCTGTGGAGCGCTTTGTGAGAACCGGTGTTGTGATGACGACTGCCACCCCACAGAGGGGTTATAAGAGGGGCTACGAGCGCGCCGGCCGCCATGAGCATGAGTATGAGCATGAGCATGGGCGCGAGCACGCTGGCCAGGGAGAAGGGGCGGCTCAGGAGGAGGTTGACCTGCTGCTCTCGGAGCGCGCGGGCGTGTTCGTTACAATTATCGCAAATAACAGGGTCCGCGGCTGCGTCGGCAGCATCTCCCCTCAGCAGGATTCCATCGAGGCCGAGATCATCCATAATGCGGTAATGGCCGCGAGCGCTGATATGAGACATCCCCCGGTGCGGGAGGATGAGCTCGTTGAGTTGGGCTATTCGGTGGCGATCGTGGGGAGGGTCGAGCGGGTGGACCCGGGCATGGAGTTTGACCCGGGGGCGTTTGGCGTCCTGGTAACCCCGGTTCCGGGAGGGGAAGGCCGCGCAGGGGTGATACTCCCCGGGGAGGCGAGGACGTGGTCCAAAGCGGTTTCGTGGGCGATGCAGGAGGCGGGCATCTCGTCCGGAGAGGTATTCGAGGTTCAAAGGTTTCAGGCGGCGAGCTTCGGCAAGAAGCTCGAGCTTTACCGCTGACGCATGCCGCCGTGCCGTCAGCGGCCCGGTGATTCAGTTTATACCAGCAATCCAGCTGGCGCCAGCGATCGAGCAACCGAGCAACCGAGTAATCGGGCAATCGAGCTGGCCACCCCAGCTGGCCATCCAGACGCCGATACCATCCAGAGATCGGGGGTGGGCTCCATGCAATGTTGCGTGAAGGATAGGCTGGATAGATGCAGAGATGAAAATGAACCCGGGTATAGCGGGGACAGAGCTCGGGGTGGAGTCCGAGGTGGAGTCCGATATGAAGCTCTATGTATCTTAGCCCTCATTTGGGCTCTACTGTGCGTTCTCATGCCTGGCGCCGCGCCGGCTGCAGTGTGGGCCCGCGAGGCGGCCCCCTTTTATCTTTACACGACCGAGAGGGTATTCTCTCCTCAAGAGAAGCCCTACGTCATGGCGCGAGGCACCGGCGCCGGGAGCGGGGCCGGGACCCCAAGGGGCCTGGAGCTCGAGTTCGAAGTCTACCGGTTCGATCCCTTCACTCTCATTGAGAAGGAGAAGACCCTCAGCAGGGTCGGCAGTGTTACCCCCGAGGATGCGCGGCTGGTTGCGAGCTTCTCTCTTACGCCGCGAAGGCGGGATAAATCAGGCGACTTCCTGCTCAAGGTGCCGTTTTCCCCGCCCGGACCTGGCGGCTACCTGGTCGTTGCCAGGGATCAGCGAGGGAGGAAGCAGGCCACATGGGTAATTGTAACCAGGCTTGGGCTGGTAACCAAGCAAGCAAATAACGCCCTAGTTGTCTACGCCCAGGATTTCGCCAGTGGTCGGCCATTCGCCGGGGTGCTCGTCAGGGTGTATGACGGCCATACCGCGATTGCGAGCGGCTATACCGACAGGAATGGCCTTCTCTATGTCGGGAAGGCCGGCCTCCCCAGGAATGCGGTGGTGGTTGCCCGCTACGGTCCAAACTTCGCGCACGTGAATTCCACATACTACTGGGAGGATTCGCGCTATAAGGTTTACGCCTATACCGACAGGCCGGTATACAGGCCGGGCCAGGAGGTCTTTTTCAAGGGGATAGCGCGCGAGGACACTGGCACGGGCGGGGACTACAGGGTGCTCGGGGGCGAAAAGGTCCTGGTGGATATAAGAGACGCGGGCGACGCCTCAGTTTATCGCGCCGAGCTGGTGACAAACGAATTTGGAGCCTTTGGGGGGCAATTCACCCTTGGAAGGGAGCCCGCCCTAGGAACTTATCGTATTCTGACGACTGTGAAGGGGAGCACCCAGTATGCCTGGTTCAAGGTTGCCGAATATCGAAAGCCTGAATACCAGGTTACCGTGAAATGCCCCCGCCCCACCTATGTGGCTGGGGATCGCGTGCCGGTAGAGGTTTCGGCCAGCTATTATTTCGGAGCTCCGGTGGCCGGAGCGAGGGTTAGGTATTATGTGTATAGCCAGCCGTACTATACATATTTCTCCCCTCCTGAGGAGGAGGGTTATTACTCGTATCTCAGCGACGAGGGGATGTATTACGGTGAATTGGTTACTCAGGGCGAGGCGAAGACCGATGGCGGTGGGGTGGCCAGGTTTTCGGTGGCGACCAGGAAAATCGGGCGCAACCGGCGCTTTATAATAGAGGCCCGGGTCGTGGATGAGAGCCGTAGGGAGGTCATGGGCCGGACCAGCGTTGTCGTGGCCCGGGGTACCTTTGAGATCGCCCTGCGGCCGGAGCGTTATGTGCTCAAGCCGCGCGAGCGAGTTGAGATCAAGGTCAGGACGGAGGATTTAGAGGGGAAGCCCGTGGCGCAACGCCTCGAGACCAGGGTCTACAGGGTCGAATGGCAGGGCAAGGTGATGCGAAGGTGGGAGGCGATGTCGGTCAGGGTGGCGACTGGCCGCGATGGCAGGGGCGGATTCACCTTCCTGCCGCGCGAGGAGGGCTCGTACGAGATCGAGATCAGGGGGAGCGATGAGCGGGGAAATGTTATTGCAACGACCGAGCTCATCTGGGTGACCGGCGAGGAGTATGTTCTTGATTCCTATGGTGGGCCCGAGCTCGACATTGTGACGGATAAGGTCTCATATGATAGGAATGATGTCGCCAGGGTCGTGGTCAACACGACTCAGAAGGATGTCTTTGCCCTTGTGACCATTGAAGGTTATAGACTCTATTCAGCCGAGGTGGTTCACCTCGCTGGACACTCGCGCGTTTTCGAGATCCCCTTGAGGCGGGAGTATTCGCCAAACATCTATTTTGGGGTGACGCTTGTTGCAGGTAAACGCCTTATTTCCCGGGAAAAGGCCATCTATATATCGCCGCGCGAGAAGTTCCTGAATGTGACCATCAAGCCCGACAAGGATACATACGGGCCCGGGGAGGAGGCAACCTATACCATAAAGGCCACGGATTCGGCGGGAAAGCCCGTGCGGGCGGAGCTCTCATTCGGCCTCGTGGACGCGTCGGTCTACGCGGTTCAGGGTGAGATGGCCCCTGATATAAGAAGGTTCTTCTATGGGGCGCGGGCGAACAGGGTTGTGACCAACTACTCCTTTCCCGAGTGGTATTACGGCGGCGCTGATAAGGATGCCGGGGCGGGCGAGACCCGGAAGTGGTTCCCCGACACGGCGGCCTGGGAGCCTTTCGTCATCACAGACGGCCGCGGGAACGCCAGGCTGAAGGTGAGGCTCCCTGATTCGCTCACCACGTGGAGGGCGACGGTGCGAGCCCACACGCTGGATACCTCCGTGGGAAGCGGGACCTGCGATATCCGGGCCAGCAAGGAATTCTTCGTAAGAGTGGCTACCCCGAGGTTCCTCACCCAGGGGGATGAGACGGTCATATCGACGATCGTGCATAATTATACCTCGCGGAGCATTCAGGCCAAGGTCAGCCTCGAGGTCTCTGGATCTGGAGTTGAAATCGGCGCGGTCAGGGAGGCAGGGGGCGCGTCCGCAGGTTCAGGTGGAGGTAAAGGCAAAGGTGAAGGTGAAGAGGGTGCGGCGACGGCGAGAGGCGCGGCCATGGCTAAGGGGGTCCGGGCCGGAGCTGGGGCTGGAGCTGGAGCGAGGGTGGTGAGTGTTGCACCGGGCGGGGCCGGGCGGGTCGACTGGCGCGTGAAGGCGAATGGGGTTGGCAACGCCATGCTCGTGGCACGCGCCGTGGCGGGGCGCGATTCCGACGCAATGCAGGTGTCGTTGCCTGTCAGGCCGTGCGGGGTGGAGCGGAGGGAGGCGGTTGCAGGGGAAATTGCAGGGTCCCGGGGAGCCGGGGGCGCCGGGAGCGCCGCGGGAGCCCGAGCTGGAGAGGAAGCTGGCGCGGGAGGAGGCGCACCGTTAGGGTCAACATGGAGGCCTACGGCAGGGCCGGCTCAGATCGAGTTTAAACTACCATCGGACGTGATACCGGGCACGGCAAACCTCGAGATAAGGCTCTCCCCATCCATGGGGGGTGCGGTCTTCGGGGCCCTCGATTACCTGGCATCCTACCCTTACGGCTGCGTTGAGCAGACAATGAGCTCCTTTTTGCCAGACATCGTGGCCGCGAGAGCCCTATCAGATCTGGGTGCTAGCGATCCCGAGCTCGAGAAGAGCCTTCCCCGGATGGTGAACGATGGGCTGCAGCGGCTCTACCGGTTCCAGCATTACGACGGCGGCTGGGGCTGGTGGGAACACGACGAGACGGATACTCGAATGACCGCTTATGTTGTTTGGGGCCTGGCCCTTGCGCGACAGGCGGGGTTCCAGGTTGACCAGAGGGTTATCGACCGGGGCAAGAAGGCCCTGTATGAGGCATTGATGAAGCCCTCCTGCCTCGATGAGCTGGTCTACACGCATTACGCTCTGACTCAGGCCGGAGCCAGGGAGCCTGAGCTCATCCGTCTTGACGAGGCCCTCGCCAGGCGGGACGAGCTGACCAACCTGTCCAGGGCTTTGCTGGCCATGACCTTGAAGGGCCTGGGCAGGGAGGCTGACGCAGGTCGCGTTCTCGAAGACCTGAGGCGCTCGGCGCGTGAAAGCGCCACAGCGTGCTACTGGGAGTCCCGTGGGAGGGGCCTGCAGGTTGAGGATGAGAGCGATGAGGACGACCTGTGGCAGGACAATAAGGTCGAGACGACTGCCTATGTGCTCCGGGCCTTTATGGCGGTGCGACCGGAGGATGCGCTGGTGCCAAAGGCGGCAAGGTGGCTTATGAATGTTCGCCAGGGCAACCGGTGGGCATCTACGAAGGATACGGCGGCTGCCGCGCTGGCGTTGCTTGAATTCCTGAAGGTGAAGGGGAATCTCGCGCCCCGCTTCTCGGCGAGGGTCTATGTCGATGGGAGAATGGTCGGGGAGCTGACGTTCACAGGGGGCGACGTCTTCGCCGGGGAAAAGGTAGTGCGGCTCGACGGGCTCGACGTCCATCCTGGGCGACCTGTCCGGGTCGGGATAGAAAAGGCCGGGGAGGGGAAGCTTTATTACGCAGCTGCCATGGAGTTCTATGTTCCTGCGCCTCGTGGGACCGGGACCGGGACTGTGACTGGGACCGGGGACGTTGCGTCTCGTGCGACCGGCGATGAGGGGGGTATTGCCGGAGGTAGAGCTGCGGGCATTGAGGTGGTCCGGGGCTATTTCACCCGTGAGGTGCACGAGCGCCGGGACCCGGGCGGGGAGTCACGGGGAGATAAGGGGTACACTTATACGTATAAGCCGCTCAGGGGACCAGTGAGGGCCGGGGATGAGGTGTTTGTCAGGTTGCTTATCAAGGCAGACCGTCCCTATAGGTACATGATGATCGAGGATGCGATACCCAGCGGGTTTGAGGTCGTGGACGATTATATCGACAGCTATAGCTGGGATTTCTGGTACGGGCGAAAAGAGGTCAGGGATGCAAAGGTGGCCTTCGCCAGCAGCTATCTAAGGAAGGGTGCGAACGAGATAATCTACAGCCTGCGCGCGGAGCGCCCGGGCCGGTACCGCGTGGCTCCCACGAATGTATGGTGCATGTATGATCCGGAAATCACCGCGGTGGCGGGCGCGTCCGAGATCGCCGTCGAGGAGGCGGGCGGTCATGCCCTCACGGAATGAGGAGGCCCAGATGCGTGCAAAGGCGCAGGCGGATGCGAATGCGAATGCGAATGCTGATGCTAATGCTTATGCTAATGCGGAAGGGCAGGAGTATGCGCCCACCTCGCATAGGCGGGCGCTCAGCCTGCGGGGGCGGGCTTGGGTTGCGATCGCCTGGGCTGCGGTTGCCTGTATCATCGTCTTGATCCTCGTTGCCATCGCCCCGGCTGTTGTCCCGGTCCTTCGCGGGGTTCCAGAGGGACCTGGCGGATGGTCGGGAGGTGCCGAGGGAGAGGTCGGGGGTGAGCCCGGGAATGGGCCGGCGGAATTGGTGGGGCCAGGCGGTGGTGGGGCTGGGTGCGGCGCCAGCGGGCCTTCGAGCGGCCAGCCTGCCGATGCTGGGCAGCCCGTTGTGGTTGCGAGCTTCTCGACCGCGCTCGAGGAGGGCGAGCTCACGCGCAACAATAACATCCGGCTCGCAGCGGAGGCCATAGACGGGACGAGGCTCGCCCCGGGCGCCGTTTTTTCGTTTAACGCTATAGTCGGCCCCCGCATACGGGAGAAGGGGTACCAGGAGGCGAAGGTCATTGTCGAGGGTGCGGCCGCGCCTGGCATCGGAGGTGGAATCTGCCAGGTTTCTACAACGCTTTACAACGTGGCGCTCCTGGCGGGCATGGAGATTCTCGAGCGGCATCACCACTCCAGGCCCGTCGGTTATGTGCCGCTCGGCCGGGATGCGACTGTTGCAGAAGGAAGCCTGGATCTGAAATTTCGGAATCCGACGAGGGATACCATAATCCTCAGGGCGGGGGTGGACGGTAATCGCTTGCTCATCGAGGCTCTGGCGGAGAGGCCTTTAGGGAGGAAAGTGGAGATACTCACATCGATCGAGGAGGTCGTGGAGCCCAGGGTGCTTGATAACCCCCCTGTCTGTGGTGGCGCCCGGGATGCCGGCACGGCGTTCCCGAGCGCGATCGCAAGCGGGCGCGAAGGCTACAAGGTCCTGACATGGCGGGTAACCCATTACCTGGACGAGGACGGGGGCGGGGACCAGGGTCAGGGTGGCCCAAAGCCGGCGACAGAGACCAGGGAGCTTATCTCAGAGGATTACTACAGGCCCGTGGATGTTCCATACATAGTTCATGGTGCTAACAGGTATCATTAAGCATCATCGCCATCGTCAAGCAGGCATCATAATCAGGCATCTAGGAAACGTATCTGTGAGGTGACAGCTATGTCGGTGATTGCCAAGGCTTATGAACTTGCGAAGGCTTTGAAGGAGTCTCCCGAGTATGCGGCCTACATTAGGGCCAGGGAGGAGATCGGCAACCACGAAGCGGCCAGGATAATGCTTAAGGACCTTGAGAGAAAGCGAAAGGAGATCGGGAAGGCGGCGTTGGCCGGCGAGAAGGTGGATGAGGCCAGGCTGGAGGATCTTAAGCGGACCTATGAGATCGTTGGCTTCAATCCCTACATAAAGGAGCTTTTCGCCGCCGAGGCCAGGCTCGGTGAGCTTGTGGCCCAGGTCCAGAAGATAATCGGGGAGGCTATAGGCGATGAGTCCCTGGGCGACTTATCTGGTGAGGACCTGCCGGGAAAGGAATCACCGGGAGATACAGCGGGAGACAGAGCGGCAGATACATCAAAGGGAGCTGCGGGAGAGACGGCGCGGCAGGATTCACCAGAGGGCGGCAGCTCGCTAGATAAGAGGTAAGGCAAGCCAGGAGGGATAACCTTGAAATTTAAGGCGGCTATCGATAGATTTGAGGGCGGCTTCGCTGTCCTACTCGTGCAGGGCCAGGAAGGCCGGGGCCAGGGTCAAGGTGATGAGGATGAGGACGCTAGGGACGTGCAGATCGATTTCCCCAGGAGCCTCCTGCCTAGAGGCGCCAAGGAGGGGGATATATTGGCGTTCGACCTTGAGATTGACAGGGTAGCCACGCAGAGGCAGCGGGAACGGATACGGGGACTCCTTGATAAACTCATTCAAAAGGGTGAGGAATAACCAGCTAAAGTGCGAAGGAAAGGGAAATTGCCGCGCCGAATCCCTATATCGTCGAGAAGCAAGTCGCTGGCCGGGGTTATCAGGTCGTGAGGAGGCCGGCGGCGGGGAGGGGCGCGGTGGACGGGGTCAGGCGCAAGTGGAGGTCAAGGCGTGATAGGTCAAGACGCGACAGATCGAGGCGTAGACATGAGGGTGGAGTCAGGGACGCCGTGTCCCCGGGTATCGCGTCCAGGCTGGTTATTCCTGTAACCCTGGTGGTTGCGGCTTTGGTGCTGGTGTCGACTATGGTGTTGCCCAGGGCCGAGACGGCGCCGGCGAGTGGGAGGGTAAGGGCGATTCTCGACCGCGTCGAAGGGGATATCGCTATCCTTGCGAACTGGGATGATGAACGGGAGAGGTTTGAGATGCCGGCCCGGCTCTTGCCGCCGGGCGCCAGGGAGGGTGATGTGGTCAACGTGGATCTCACCATCGACACCGAGGCGACGAGGCTCAGGCGCGAAGCTGTTGAGGTCCGCATCAAGAAGCTATTGCGTCGCAGGGAAGCCGACTACCGGGCGGGCCTGGACTGAATCTGGGCAGCAAGTATTACGAGAGGATAGGGGGATAGCAGTGCCCTTGAAAAGGGTTGTCCGCTCCGCTATAATTTAAAGCGTGGTTTGCGCAGTTTGAATCGGGAGCTTGATCATTTTGAGCACAAATATCTGCGTCCTTGCGAGCGGGAGCTCGGGCAATTGCACCCTCATACAAACCGATACCACCAGGGTTTTGGTCGACGTAGGGCTCCCCGGCAAGGTGGTTGTGGAGCGCCTTCTTGCGACCGGCGTCCACCCTGGTGACGTCGATGCCATCCTCATAACCCACGAACACGCTGACCATGTAAGCGGCCTCGGCACCTTGTCGCGGGCCCTCGATATCCCCATCTACGCAAGCGAGGCCACTTGGGAGTCGCTCGATGCGAACCCGCGGATTTCCGGACCCATCAGGGAAAAAAATAAAAGGATGATTGCAGGCGGAGAACCCTTTGACCTCAAAGATCTTGTGATCCAGCCGTTTCCGGTGCCTCACGACGCAGCAGACCCTCTTGGTTACTGTATCATCGATGGGCCGAGGAAGGTCGGGATTGCGACGGATGCTGGGCACGCGACGCAGATTATGAAACGGCAGCTGGCGGATTGCGACCTCCTCGTTGTCGAGGCCAACCACGATATAGAGATGCTCATGGTCGGGTCCTACCCCTGGGCTTTGAAGCGGCGCATCCTAAGCGACCTGGGTCATCTTTCAAATGAGGCAACAGGGGAATTCCTGGGATCTATTGTCACCGAGAGGACGTCAAATATCC contains:
- a CDS encoding DUF3006 domain-containing protein; the encoded protein is MTLKFKAAIDRFEGGFAVLLVQGQEGRGQGQGDEDEDARDVQIDFPRSLLPRGAKEGDILAFDLEIDRVATQRQRERIRGLLDKLIQKGEE
- a CDS encoding YlbF family regulator yields the protein MTAMSVIAKAYELAKALKESPEYAAYIRAREEIGNHEAARIMLKDLERKRKEIGKAALAGEKVDEARLEDLKRTYEIVGFNPYIKELFAAEARLGELVAQVQKIIGEAIGDESLGDLSGEDLPGKESPGDTAGDRAADTSKGAAGETARQDSPEGGSSLDKR
- a CDS encoding AMMECR1 domain-containing protein, whose protein sequence is MKDYRHRNDGYNHGAYRGREQASGAGIAGRGRSRTLLSGLIFVALLLAGFTGIGVLNRGVLNSRQVGNPEPAGTPSLYPAGESRRLQGVRGEDGPGENPGESPVEGLGEGSGGDLLDRVRAAGPDFERRVTGLAKEAVERFVRTGVVMTTATPQRGYKRGYERAGRHEHEYEHEHGREHAGQGEGAAQEEVDLLLSERAGVFVTIIANNRVRGCVGSISPQQDSIEAEIIHNAVMAASADMRHPPVREDELVELGYSVAIVGRVERVDPGMEFDPGAFGVLVTPVPGGEGRAGVILPGEARTWSKAVSWAMQEAGISSGEVFEVQRFQAASFGKKLELYR
- a CDS encoding VanW family protein, with translation MYGACMIRKSPRWRARPRSPSRRRAVMPSRNEEAQMRAKAQADANANANADANAYANAEGQEYAPTSHRRALSLRGRAWVAIAWAAVACIIVLILVAIAPAVVPVLRGVPEGPGGWSGGAEGEVGGEPGNGPAELVGPGGGGAGCGASGPSSGQPADAGQPVVVASFSTALEEGELTRNNNIRLAAEAIDGTRLAPGAVFSFNAIVGPRIREKGYQEAKVIVEGAAAPGIGGGICQVSTTLYNVALLAGMEILERHHHSRPVGYVPLGRDATVAEGSLDLKFRNPTRDTIILRAGVDGNRLLIEALAERPLGRKVEILTSIEEVVEPRVLDNPPVCGGARDAGTAFPSAIASGREGYKVLTWRVTHYLDEDGGGDQGQGGPKPATETRELISEDYYRPVDVPYIVHGANRYH
- a CDS encoding DUF3006 domain-containing protein, with the translated sequence MVLPRAETAPASGRVRAILDRVEGDIAILANWDDERERFEMPARLLPPGAREGDVVNVDLTIDTEATRLRREAVEVRIKKLLRRREADYRAGLD
- a CDS encoding MBL fold metallo-hydrolase yields the protein MSTNICVLASGSSGNCTLIQTDTTRVLVDVGLPGKVVVERLLATGVHPGDVDAILITHEHADHVSGLGTLSRALDIPIYASEATWESLDANPRISGPIREKNKRMIAGGEPFDLKDLVIQPFPVPHDAADPLGYCIIDGPRKVGIATDAGHATQIMKRQLADCDLLVVEANHDIEMLMVGSYPWALKRRILSDLGHLSNEATGEFLGSIVTERTSNILLAHLSKENNVPELALLTVIAILKLNGISVGKDLRVGLTYRNRMTRPIKIEKGYCKVC